One Vanessa cardui chromosome 23, ilVanCard2.1, whole genome shotgun sequence DNA segment encodes these proteins:
- the LOC124539657 gene encoding complexin isoform X2, translated as MNFIGAVGGDGDDSDDKEKEEEAERERQEAIREAEERRKEKHRKMEEEREKMRQEIRDKYKIPKKEEIAEQQQQEPDNPLMRKKKTPEELAAEAELEDQDEFTKLKNTIETQVNELKSQIESKCVMQ; from the exons GTGCGGTTGGTGGTGATGGCGATGACAGCGACGATAAGGAGAAGGAGGAAGAAGCGGAACGCGAACGTCAGGAAGCGATCCGCGAGGCTGAGGAGAGACGCAAGGAGAAGCACCGCAAGATGGAGGAGGAGAGAGAGAAGATGAGACAGGAGATCAGGGACAAG TACAAAATTCCCAAGAAGGAGGAGATAGCAGAGCAGCAGCAACAGGAGCCTGACAATCCTCTTATGAGGAAGAAGAAGACTCCTGAGGAACTGGCGGCTGAAGCGGAACTAGAGGACCAGGATGAGTTCACTA AATTGAAAAACACCATCGAGACGCAAGTGAACGAACTGAAGTCGCAGATCGAGAGTAAGTGTGTAATGCAGTGA